A window from Dehalobacter sp. DCA encodes these proteins:
- a CDS encoding class I SAM-dependent methyltransferase, producing the protein MDQTDNVIAYKRSDEKLKLRLEKLSMQSGIKIVPMDALSEADGLPILRYVKQKLCLEDDGERLFFHPSMALLRMINILRGVPDRFLQAVNLEAGDIFLDATMGLASDTLIAAYAAGGKGRVIAVESSPLIHFLVQDGLDQVNQFKPAKKISQEKTQAWTELSRAASHIETVWADHTRILEEQPDASVDVVYFDPMFRVTVRESSSIRPLKKWSDPNPLDKGTIREACRVARKRVVLKERKGSSEFARLGFYVEEKNKYSPVDFGIIDLARVGEGFQ; encoded by the coding sequence ATGGATCAAACAGATAATGTGATTGCCTATAAACGGTCAGATGAAAAACTTAAACTGCGGCTTGAAAAGCTCAGTATGCAATCCGGGATAAAAATTGTTCCGATGGATGCCTTATCAGAAGCTGATGGTCTCCCGATACTTCGTTACGTTAAACAGAAGCTCTGCCTTGAAGATGATGGAGAAAGACTCTTTTTCCATCCAAGTATGGCGTTGTTAAGGATGATCAATATCTTACGCGGCGTGCCGGACCGTTTTCTTCAGGCAGTGAATCTTGAGGCTGGGGATATTTTTCTTGATGCGACCATGGGTCTTGCCTCGGATACACTGATTGCTGCGTATGCGGCAGGCGGCAAAGGCAGAGTGATTGCTGTGGAAAGCTCGCCGTTAATCCATTTTCTGGTTCAGGATGGTCTGGATCAGGTCAACCAGTTTAAACCTGCCAAGAAAATATCTCAGGAAAAAACTCAGGCCTGGACAGAATTGAGCCGGGCCGCTTCCCACATTGAAACGGTCTGGGCAGATCATACCAGGATATTGGAAGAGCAGCCGGATGCATCTGTGGATGTCGTCTATTTTGACCCAATGTTCCGTGTTACGGTTAGAGAATCTTCCTCGATCCGGCCGCTGAAGAAATGGTCCGATCCGAATCCTTTGGACAAAGGCACAATCCGAGAGGCATGCCGCGTGGCCAGGAAAAGAGTTGTGTTGAAAGAACGAAAAGGCAGCAGTGAATTTGCCCGGCTTGGTTTTTATGTTGAAGAGAAGAATAAATACAGCCCTGTGGATTTTGGTATCATTGATTTAGCCAGGGTGGGGGAGGGTTTCCAATGA
- the miaA gene encoding tRNA (adenosine(37)-N6)-dimethylallyltransferase MiaA produces the protein MKPLIVIIGPTAVGKSALGVELALRLNGEIISGDSVQVYRKLDIGSAKPSKAEQKGVPHHLIDLLDPAEPFTVAGFQSQARKWIENIQAKGKIPIVVGGTGLYIRSILDEFEFPEEGSDPIKQKWLAYANQYGNKELHQRLAECDRASAEKLHVNDTARIVRALEIFELTGKPLSEQRSYKEKMYAELDESVIYLGLTAPRDVIYERINERCHKMVDCGIIGETLCLLQEGYSPRLKSLQTIGYRHVVYFLRGLVTQKEMLRLLQRDTRHFAKRQLTWFRRDPRIKWYDLTECSSQQILDEICDSLDLRSDGN, from the coding sequence ATGAAGCCCCTGATCGTTATTATCGGACCAACAGCAGTCGGCAAGAGTGCTCTTGGCGTCGAACTGGCACTCAGGCTGAACGGAGAAATCATTTCCGGAGATTCCGTTCAGGTTTACCGAAAGCTTGATATCGGATCAGCAAAACCATCGAAGGCTGAACAGAAGGGTGTGCCGCATCATCTGATCGATCTGCTTGACCCGGCTGAACCATTTACAGTGGCAGGATTTCAGTCTCAGGCCAGAAAATGGATTGAGAATATTCAAGCCAAAGGGAAAATCCCGATTGTCGTTGGCGGAACGGGACTTTACATACGTTCAATTTTGGATGAGTTTGAATTTCCTGAAGAAGGATCGGACCCAATCAAGCAAAAGTGGCTGGCTTATGCCAATCAGTATGGCAATAAGGAGCTGCATCAAAGACTCGCGGAATGTGATCGGGCTTCTGCCGAAAAACTTCATGTGAACGATACGGCAAGAATCGTCAGGGCCCTGGAGATCTTTGAATTAACCGGTAAACCATTATCTGAACAAAGGTCATACAAGGAAAAAATGTACGCTGAATTGGATGAATCGGTCATTTATTTAGGGCTGACGGCTCCAAGAGATGTGATTTATGAACGAATCAATGAACGTTGCCATAAAATGGTAGATTGTGGTATAATCGGAGAAACTTTATGTTTACTCCAGGAGGGCTATTCACCAAGGCTAAAATCTCTTCAAACCATCGGCTACCGTCATGTCGTTTATTTTTTGAGAGGTTTGGTCACCCAAAAAGAAATGCTGCGTCTGCTTCAGAGAGATACAAGACACTTTGCTAAAAGACAATTAACCTGGTTTAGGAGGGATCCCAGAATCAAATGGTATGACTTGACAGAATGTTCGTCTCAACAAATTCTTGACGAAATTTGCGATTCTCTTGACTTGCGAAGTGATGGAAACTAA
- the hfq gene encoding RNA chaperone Hfq, with product MNKSPINLQDVFLNQIRKDNIPVTIYLVNGFQLKGLVKGFDNFTVVLDYEGKQQMVYKHAISTIMPMRQVNLNALVGEMTE from the coding sequence ATGAATAAATCACCGATTAACTTGCAGGATGTTTTCTTGAACCAAATCCGCAAGGATAACATACCTGTTACGATCTATTTGGTCAATGGATTCCAGCTTAAAGGATTAGTCAAAGGCTTTGATAATTTTACGGTTGTTCTGGACTACGAAGGCAAACAACAAATGGTATATAAACATGCCATTTCTACCATAATGCCAATGAGACAAGTCAATTTAAATGCCTTAGTCGGGGAAATGACTGAGTAA
- the mutS gene encoding DNA mismatch repair protein MutS: MNTPMLQQYQKIKNRVPDTILFFRLGDFYEMFGQDAETAAPVLEIVLTARDAGKGQKIPMCGVPHHAVDGYLLKLVAAGFKVAICEQMEDPQASKGIVKRDIVRIVTPGTLDNISSETKNNYLACVYKEKTWALAYLDITTGDFRIMETPSIQILQAELNRIAPSELILPKDIAMLSKLFTDYYLTAIEKNLFLRTAELRERFKEQAELLQQMPVACKAAAGLWQYISQNIPNSGQEHILRISVSQSSTAMVLDKWTRRNLELVESLRTSDEKGTLFSTLNLTKTAFGARLLRNWVQQPLRDPESINERLASVEELTRNTFLRQDIQKALTTVYDLERLLGKLSLGKASPRDLLALGSTLSCLPKVRDCITDNDSQKLAKYLPSLAGLDDLAQELLAAINPEAPYSPKDGNIIQNGYSAEIDSLRAISSGGKEWIARLENQERERTKIRSLKIGFNKNFGYFIEITNANAHLIPDDYQRKQTLVNAERFITPELKEYEQRVLTAQDKLSDLEYQLFSVLRDKVLACSLLIINAAQSLAEIDVFVSLAGTAIQNNYVKPEIRSDGIIHIVEGRHPVVERICDTFVPNDTYLTRNKHLALITGPNMAGKSTYMRQVALIVLMAQIGSFVPAQKAAISIADCIFTRVGAADNLAAGQSTFMVEMNEVAHILKNATADSLIILDEVGRGTATFDGLSLAWAIAEYLVENTNIKAKTLFATHYHELTELEERYPEVFNLHVAVREQGDDVVFLHKILPGKADRSYGLHVAKIAGLPPHLLKRAAIILGELENSPTQRKIVKAVDANMLQPSLFDTQSTHPIFKELEELDLDNLAPRQAMDYLYDLVSRVKATKII; the protein is encoded by the coding sequence ATGAATACACCCATGCTGCAGCAATATCAAAAGATAAAGAACAGGGTACCGGATACGATCCTGTTTTTCAGGCTTGGCGATTTTTATGAAATGTTTGGCCAGGATGCCGAGACCGCTGCTCCAGTTCTGGAAATTGTGCTAACGGCACGGGACGCAGGCAAGGGCCAGAAAATACCCATGTGCGGAGTTCCGCATCATGCGGTGGACGGTTATCTTCTGAAATTGGTCGCTGCTGGATTTAAAGTTGCCATTTGTGAACAAATGGAAGATCCTCAAGCCAGTAAAGGGATTGTCAAAAGAGATATTGTCCGGATTGTGACGCCGGGTACGCTGGACAATATCAGTTCGGAAACAAAGAACAACTATTTAGCGTGTGTCTATAAGGAGAAAACGTGGGCGCTCGCTTATCTCGACATCACAACGGGTGATTTCCGGATCATGGAAACGCCGTCCATTCAAATACTGCAGGCAGAATTAAACCGTATTGCACCCTCAGAACTTATCCTGCCCAAGGACATTGCGATGCTGTCCAAGCTATTTACGGATTATTATCTGACAGCGATCGAAAAAAATTTGTTCCTGAGGACGGCTGAACTTCGTGAAAGATTTAAGGAGCAGGCAGAGCTTTTGCAGCAAATGCCGGTTGCCTGTAAAGCTGCCGCCGGACTCTGGCAGTATATCAGTCAGAATATCCCCAACTCGGGACAGGAACATATCCTGCGCATTTCAGTGAGCCAAAGCAGCACGGCAATGGTTCTCGACAAATGGACCAGAAGAAATCTTGAGCTTGTTGAATCACTGCGGACCAGCGATGAGAAGGGGACCTTATTTTCCACCCTGAATTTAACCAAAACGGCCTTTGGTGCTAGACTGCTCAGAAATTGGGTGCAGCAACCCTTACGCGATCCTGAAAGCATTAATGAACGGCTGGCTTCCGTCGAAGAGTTAACACGGAATACTTTTTTACGCCAAGATATACAAAAAGCTTTGACAACAGTGTATGACCTGGAAAGGCTGCTTGGAAAGCTGTCCCTCGGCAAAGCAAGTCCCCGGGATCTGCTGGCGCTGGGCAGCACGTTATCCTGCCTGCCCAAGGTCAGAGATTGCATCACTGACAACGATTCTCAAAAATTGGCTAAATATCTGCCGTCCCTGGCAGGACTTGATGACCTTGCGCAGGAACTGCTTGCGGCCATAAACCCTGAAGCACCGTACTCACCGAAAGATGGAAATATTATTCAGAACGGCTATTCCGCAGAAATTGATAGTTTAAGGGCGATATCGTCCGGTGGCAAAGAATGGATTGCCCGCCTCGAAAACCAGGAAAGAGAACGCACCAAAATCCGTTCGTTGAAGATCGGCTTTAATAAGAACTTTGGGTACTTTATTGAAATCACCAATGCGAATGCTCATTTGATTCCGGATGATTATCAGCGAAAACAGACGCTGGTTAATGCCGAGCGATTCATCACCCCGGAATTAAAGGAATACGAGCAGCGCGTCCTGACTGCGCAGGACAAACTCAGCGATCTCGAATATCAGCTGTTTTCTGTGCTTCGGGACAAGGTTCTAGCTTGTTCGCTGCTGATCATTAACGCGGCCCAGTCGCTGGCCGAAATCGATGTTTTTGTATCCTTGGCCGGAACCGCTATTCAGAACAATTATGTCAAACCGGAAATACGTTCCGATGGGATCATTCATATTGTTGAGGGACGGCATCCGGTTGTGGAAAGAATCTGTGATACGTTTGTTCCGAATGATACCTATCTTACCCGTAATAAACACCTTGCACTGATTACCGGCCCCAATATGGCCGGGAAATCGACCTATATGCGCCAGGTAGCACTGATCGTTTTAATGGCCCAGATCGGCAGCTTCGTGCCGGCTCAGAAGGCCGCCATTTCGATCGCCGACTGTATTTTTACCCGGGTAGGAGCCGCCGATAACCTGGCAGCAGGGCAAAGTACATTTATGGTCGAAATGAACGAAGTCGCCCATATCCTCAAAAATGCCACGGCGGACAGTCTGATTATTCTGGACGAAGTCGGTAGGGGAACAGCCACGTTTGACGGTCTCAGTCTGGCCTGGGCCATTGCCGAATATCTGGTTGAAAACACCAACATTAAAGCCAAAACATTATTTGCGACACATTACCACGAGCTAACCGAATTAGAAGAACGTTATCCTGAAGTTTTTAATCTGCATGTGGCTGTTAGGGAACAGGGGGACGATGTTGTTTTCCTGCATAAAATACTTCCCGGCAAAGCTGACCGGAGCTATGGCCTTCATGTGGCGAAAATTGCCGGCCTTCCGCCTCATCTCTTAAAAAGGGCGGCTATCATTCTCGGTGAGCTCGAAAATTCCCCGACCCAGCGCAAGATAGTGAAAGCTGTTGACGCCAATATGCTGCAGCCATCACTGTTTGATACCCAGAGCACGCATCCGATCTTCAAGGAGCTTGAAGAACTCGATCTGGATAATCTTGCACCGCGTCAGGCGATGGATTACCTCTATGATCTGGTCAGCCGCGTTAAGGCGACCAAGATTATTTAA
- a CDS encoding hydantoinase/oxoprolinase family protein, with amino-acid sequence MASLIGIDVGGTFTDAVMITNGVIERKGKIPTNQDDILNTIISALDYLQISKAKNIETITVSTTLVTNAIMQKDLPEVELILFPGTGMKLSSLPWPVDYSVLTGVLDYRGRVVVPADQSEWQTLAEKLNKQSVKPLTAIVSKFSHRNNVFEEQLAAYLHREVPGITTALGSQSGQANFYRRSLTTYLNLAATELFQNFAYQLKMAVEARGCRAPIRVLKADGGVLPLAKIRPVESIYSGPAASVLGTLAQSNPEESYVVVDIGGTTTDIGLVLSGSPLISTHGAQIGPFLTNVRSLAVRSVSIGGDSAVCLDQGEVMLAEYRLGPAYCIGGISPTPTDALRYLNLTDYGDLQRAEEALGMLLPENQRTASDLRRTAEIIVEKMVEKIARAIEQLLEEWKTEPAYKVWEVIHHHDDFKFYIQLSGGGAPGLEAALEDRMKLRTVLTEFSEVSNAIGAAMAKPTFSWTLHLDTKFSIYRIEETGEQGIWTGPKKPHREVEDFLKELAQKQAVGLGIETDDLEKEIFDYFPLVENYHTVGQIVKGAMHVPPGVIGRIRS; translated from the coding sequence ATGGCCAGCCTTATTGGCATCGATGTGGGCGGAACATTTACCGATGCTGTCATGATCACAAATGGCGTGATCGAGCGCAAGGGTAAAATCCCGACCAATCAGGATGACATTCTGAATACAATCATCAGCGCCCTGGATTATCTCCAAATTTCCAAGGCTAAAAACATCGAAACGATCACCGTCAGTACGACGCTTGTAACGAACGCGATTATGCAAAAAGACCTGCCTGAGGTCGAACTGATCCTTTTCCCGGGGACCGGCATGAAGCTTTCCTCATTGCCATGGCCGGTGGATTACAGTGTTTTGACCGGTGTTTTGGATTATCGGGGAAGGGTCGTTGTGCCAGCGGATCAATCAGAGTGGCAGACGCTTGCTGAAAAATTGAACAAACAGTCTGTTAAGCCACTTACGGCCATTGTCAGCAAATTCTCCCATCGCAACAATGTCTTTGAGGAGCAGCTGGCGGCATATTTGCATCGAGAGGTGCCCGGAATTACAACGGCTCTGGGAAGTCAGTCCGGGCAGGCCAATTTCTACCGCAGAAGTCTGACGACTTATCTGAACCTGGCCGCAACAGAATTGTTTCAGAATTTTGCTTATCAGTTGAAGATGGCGGTTGAGGCAAGGGGATGCCGGGCGCCGATCCGGGTGCTAAAGGCGGATGGCGGGGTCTTGCCGCTGGCAAAGATCAGACCGGTTGAGTCGATTTACTCCGGACCGGCGGCAAGTGTACTTGGAACGCTCGCCCAGAGCAATCCGGAGGAATCCTATGTCGTTGTCGATATCGGCGGAACCACGACTGATATAGGGCTGGTATTATCCGGATCTCCGTTAATCAGCACCCACGGCGCGCAGATCGGACCCTTCCTGACGAATGTCCGCTCGCTGGCTGTACGTTCAGTCTCGATTGGAGGGGATTCAGCTGTCTGTCTGGATCAGGGAGAGGTTATGCTGGCCGAGTACCGCTTAGGTCCTGCCTACTGCATAGGAGGAATCAGCCCGACACCTACGGATGCGCTGCGCTACCTGAATCTGACGGATTACGGTGATCTGCAGCGGGCTGAAGAAGCGCTTGGCATGCTCCTGCCCGAGAACCAAAGAACAGCATCTGATCTGCGCCGGACAGCAGAGATCATCGTTGAGAAAATGGTTGAAAAAATTGCTCGGGCCATTGAGCAGCTGCTAGAGGAATGGAAAACCGAGCCGGCCTATAAGGTCTGGGAAGTCATCCATCATCATGATGATTTTAAATTCTATATCCAGCTCAGCGGAGGAGGAGCACCGGGGCTTGAAGCAGCGCTGGAGGACCGGATGAAGCTGCGGACGGTTCTGACAGAATTCTCGGAAGTCTCGAATGCGATCGGAGCAGCGATGGCTAAACCAACCTTTTCCTGGACGCTCCACCTGGATACGAAGTTCTCCATTTACAGGATAGAGGAAACCGGGGAGCAGGGTATTTGGACCGGACCCAAAAAACCCCATCGGGAAGTAGAAGATTTTTTGAAAGAATTAGCGCAAAAACAGGCAGTCGGTCTTGGAATAGAAACAGACGACCTGGAGAAAGAGATCTTTGATTACTTTCCGCTGGTTGAGAATTATCATACGGTCGGCCAGATTGTCAAAGGTGCGATGCATGTTCCGCCGGGAGTCATTGGGAGGATACGGTCATGA
- a CDS encoding histone deacetylase family protein: MNKTGIIFFPAFDWSLGEFHPEREERLLYTQEQIFEEGIMDLPQVRQYSPGVADLFDVLRTQAIFPDLQQHNLDAHLIAVGSSLVLGNALMKKEITNGFALVRPPGHHSGATVWGNRGFCTLNNEAILINVLRAKYGIKKIAVIDTDVHHGDGTQDIFYHDPNVLYISIHQDGRTIFPGTGFTEEKGGPNAWGSVLNIPLLPGVGDEGFLYALENWIMPAVEAFKPDLIINSAGQDNHFTDPLASMNVTARGYGKITEMIKPDLAVLEGGYAIEGALPYINMAIFLALAGEDYSGVVESQKPQNTEIGGDTIRSFLTDLKRTNKAVRPSWVFRKEQFLPAGDWVYSEKSIYYDTDGFKENRKEYIRKCSHCGGTVLMISQKTSAFQKAVLARIPFEACPDCEQAGYDLAETFKKLEKTVLLQNQLRDQVHLWRDGREVNPFGG, from the coding sequence ATGAACAAGACAGGAATTATCTTTTTTCCGGCTTTTGACTGGTCTCTTGGGGAATTCCATCCGGAACGGGAAGAACGCTTGCTTTATACCCAGGAACAGATCTTTGAAGAAGGGATCATGGATCTTCCCCAGGTCAGGCAATACTCTCCCGGGGTGGCGGATCTCTTTGATGTTTTACGAACCCAGGCGATTTTTCCGGATCTCCAGCAGCATAATCTCGATGCCCATCTGATCGCTGTTGGAAGTTCGCTGGTTCTGGGCAACGCGCTGATGAAAAAGGAAATTACGAACGGCTTTGCGCTGGTGCGCCCGCCTGGCCATCATTCCGGAGCGACAGTCTGGGGAAACAGAGGATTCTGCACCCTGAATAATGAAGCTATTTTAATTAATGTCCTTCGGGCCAAATACGGCATCAAAAAGATTGCCGTCATTGATACGGATGTTCATCACGGTGACGGGACGCAGGATATTTTTTATCATGATCCGAATGTCTTATATATATCGATCCATCAGGACGGCAGAACCATATTTCCCGGAACCGGATTTACGGAAGAAAAAGGCGGGCCGAATGCCTGGGGATCGGTACTGAATATCCCGCTTCTGCCGGGAGTTGGTGATGAAGGTTTCCTCTATGCGCTGGAAAACTGGATTATGCCTGCAGTGGAAGCATTTAAACCGGATCTGATCATCAATTCCGCCGGACAGGACAACCATTTCACGGATCCGTTGGCTTCGATGAATGTAACGGCCAGAGGCTATGGCAAAATCACTGAAATGATCAAGCCCGATCTTGCAGTATTGGAAGGCGGATACGCGATTGAAGGTGCGCTGCCTTATATCAATATGGCTATTTTCCTGGCGCTGGCCGGAGAAGATTATTCCGGGGTGGTGGAGTCGCAGAAACCTCAGAATACTGAAATTGGCGGTGATACGATCCGCTCTTTTCTGACCGATCTGAAAAGAACGAATAAGGCTGTCCGGCCTTCCTGGGTTTTCCGTAAAGAACAGTTTCTGCCGGCAGGTGACTGGGTATATTCCGAAAAAAGTATTTATTATGATACGGATGGATTTAAAGAAAACCGCAAGGAATACATCCGCAAATGCAGTCATTGCGGGGGAACGGTGCTGATGATATCCCAAAAAACGTCGGCTTTTCAAAAAGCGGTGCTTGCCAGAATTCCGTTTGAAGCATGTCCCGATTGCGAACAGGCTGGATACGATCTGGCAGAGACTTTTAAGAAATTGGAAAAGACCGTTCTACTGCAAAATCAATTGAGAGATCAAGTCCATTTATGGAGGGACGGCAGGGAGGTGAATCCATTTGGCGGCTAG
- a CDS encoding AAA family ATPase, with amino-acid sequence MSIKITFRSNLPPVLQTQPMTSEPELPDYAGSSNKMTEEIITELDSLIGLESVKKLIHELYAFVEICKRREKEKLNTEPLVLHTVFSGNPGTGKTTVARLIGRLFKEMGVLPKGHIIECERADLVGEYVGHTANKTRELVKKALGGILFIDEAYSLARGGEKDFGKEAIDALVKAMEDHKDNLILILAGYKVEMDAFIKTNPGLRSRFPLHIDFPDYSLDELMSIGEQMLTDRQYTFSPQAKIVFRRNLQDMNDMQPYSGNARMVRNFVEKAIRKQAVRLYRQANLSREDLMCIKEVDIS; translated from the coding sequence GTGTCCATTAAGATAACCTTCAGATCAAATCTTCCGCCGGTGCTCCAAACCCAGCCAATGACATCAGAACCTGAGTTGCCGGACTATGCCGGCAGCAGTAACAAAATGACTGAAGAAATCATCACGGAACTCGATAGTTTAATTGGCTTAGAGTCAGTAAAAAAACTGATTCATGAGTTGTATGCTTTTGTAGAAATCTGCAAACGACGGGAAAAAGAAAAACTGAATACGGAACCTTTAGTCTTACATACGGTTTTCAGCGGCAATCCGGGTACAGGAAAAACCACGGTCGCAAGGCTGATCGGAAGATTATTCAAGGAAATGGGCGTCTTGCCGAAAGGACATATTATCGAATGTGAAAGAGCAGATCTTGTTGGGGAGTATGTCGGACATACAGCCAATAAGACCAGAGAATTGGTTAAAAAGGCGCTCGGCGGGATCCTGTTTATTGATGAAGCCTATTCCCTGGCAAGGGGTGGGGAAAAGGATTTTGGCAAGGAAGCAATTGATGCCTTAGTCAAAGCAATGGAAGACCATAAGGATAACCTCATCCTTATCCTTGCCGGATATAAGGTTGAAATGGATGCATTTATAAAGACAAACCCTGGTTTGCGGTCGCGCTTTCCGCTCCATATCGATTTCCCGGACTACTCTCTGGATGAACTGATGTCTATTGGTGAGCAGATGCTGACAGACAGGCAATATACATTTTCTCCGCAGGCAAAAATTGTGTTTCGAAGAAACCTGCAGGATATGAATGACATGCAGCCTTATTCCGGTAATGCCCGGATGGTGCGCAATTTCGTGGAAAAAGCGATTCGCAAGCAAGCCGTCAGACTCTACAGGCAGGCGAATCTGTCCAGGGAAGATTTAATGTGTATCAAAGAAGTGGATATTTCTTGA
- the mutL gene encoding DNA mismatch repair endonuclease MutL has protein sequence MAARIKLLEEHCINQIAAGEVVERPLSVVKELVENALDAGARKIDISIEGGGTALIRVKDDGAGILAEDLRLAVLPHATSKISAITDLDDLRTLGFRGEALPSIASVSKLSIMTRTPDDVAGQELKVEGGTFLSMTEIGCPPGTVVTVKDLFYNTPARHKFLRSAVTEFGWISDMVGRLSLARPDVAFSLRHPNNILLHTPGNGSLIEAIAAVSGNDAARKMLPISYQDESLEIFGYVSMPEHVRSSRSGLTFFVNGRVIRSQLMNQAIKDGYHTLIPANTYPVCVISLNLPPSDYDVNVHPAKLEIKFKEEKELSRKITEVIQKNLLDSFPMRKYSFTGKTRASESAPSESSPSHWEQLKILYRPLEPNRSDQSSPAYDSDIPIIPKTQSFRDVEKIKEHHYPYLKEQLSEPQSDQTDYISDRLSGGIPESIPDRVPERTPDTISDRNPEIASDRDRGRITDNISKIFPDEMTEVSHTSQQDKETVSKFLELKAVGQVFHMYILAADDKNLYIIDQHAAHERIRYESLLRLAKRSEAASQLLLIPETVELTVQEEQILLAHFDELHGMGFIFEHFGDRTYFLRGVPLLENLESPGKMFKAFIDEILNTSFSPSLEKLLEEWIMMLACRSAVKGKERLMVQEMDEIIQKLGRADNPYSCPHGRPTIIQISEKELNHKFERE, from the coding sequence TTGGCGGCTAGAATTAAGCTCCTTGAGGAGCATTGCATCAATCAAATTGCAGCCGGCGAGGTTGTGGAAAGGCCTCTTTCCGTAGTCAAAGAACTGGTTGAAAACGCACTGGATGCCGGTGCCCGAAAAATAGATATCAGTATAGAGGGTGGAGGTACAGCGCTAATCAGAGTGAAAGACGACGGCGCCGGAATTCTGGCCGAAGATTTGCGTCTGGCAGTTCTTCCGCATGCTACCAGTAAAATATCAGCAATTACAGACCTCGATGACCTCAGAACATTGGGATTTCGCGGAGAAGCGCTGCCGAGCATCGCCTCGGTATCCAAATTGAGTATTATGACGCGGACACCGGATGATGTTGCAGGTCAGGAATTAAAAGTTGAGGGCGGCACGTTCCTTTCCATGACGGAAATCGGATGCCCGCCGGGTACAGTCGTAACTGTCAAAGACTTGTTTTATAATACACCGGCCAGACACAAGTTCCTGCGTTCAGCCGTTACGGAGTTTGGCTGGATTTCCGACATGGTCGGCAGACTTTCCCTAGCCAGACCTGATGTTGCTTTTTCCCTGCGTCACCCGAATAATATCTTACTGCATACGCCTGGAAACGGCAGTCTTATCGAGGCCATAGCAGCCGTCAGTGGCAATGATGCTGCCCGTAAAATGCTGCCGATATCCTACCAGGATGAAAGCCTTGAGATTTTCGGTTATGTCAGCATGCCGGAGCATGTCAGGTCGTCACGCAGCGGTCTTACCTTTTTTGTTAACGGCAGGGTGATCCGTTCCCAGTTAATGAATCAGGCCATTAAAGACGGTTATCATACGCTGATTCCCGCCAATACCTATCCGGTATGTGTTATTTCGCTGAACCTGCCTCCTTCGGATTATGACGTGAATGTCCATCCCGCCAAACTGGAAATCAAATTTAAAGAAGAAAAAGAATTGAGCAGGAAGATTACGGAGGTTATCCAGAAAAACCTTCTGGACAGTTTTCCAATGCGGAAATATTCCTTTACGGGAAAAACAAGGGCCTCAGAATCGGCTCCGTCTGAATCCAGTCCGTCTCACTGGGAACAACTCAAGATATTATACCGGCCGCTGGAACCGAATAGGTCAGATCAAAGCTCTCCGGCGTACGATAGTGATATACCAATCATCCCCAAAACTCAGTCTTTCAGAGATGTAGAGAAGATAAAAGAACATCATTACCCATACCTTAAAGAACAACTGTCTGAACCACAGTCAGACCAGACGGACTACATTTCTGACAGATTATCCGGGGGTATACCAGAAAGTATACCTGATCGGGTTCCAGAGCGCACTCCCGACACGATTTCTGATCGTAATCCAGAGATTGCCTCAGACCGCGATCGTGGGCGCATCACCGACAATATTTCGAAGATCTTCCCGGACGAAATGACTGAAGTATCTCACACTTCGCAGCAGGATAAGGAAACCGTCTCGAAATTCCTGGAACTGAAAGCTGTTGGACAAGTCTTTCATATGTATATTCTTGCTGCAGACGACAAGAATCTGTATATTATAGACCAGCACGCAGCCCATGAACGGATCAGATACGAAAGCCTGCTCCGACTTGCCAAACGAAGCGAAGCGGCAAGCCAGCTCCTTTTGATTCCGGAAACGGTAGAACTTACAGTTCAGGAGGAGCAGATCCTGCTTGCGCATTTTGACGAACTACATGGAATGGGCTTCATTTTTGAACACTTCGGAGACAGGACGTACTTTTTGCGGGGGGTTCCGCTGCTGGAGAACCTGGAATCACCGGGGAAGATGTTCAAGGCCTTTATCGATGAAATCCTGAACACATCTTTTTCTCCATCCTTGGAGAAGCTTCTGGAAGAGTGGATCATGATGCTGGCCTGCAGGTCGGCTGTCAAAGGCAAAGAGCGCTTAATGGTTCAGGAGATGGATGAGATCATACAAAAGTTGGGCAGAGCAGATAATCCTTACTCCTGTCCCCATGGCCGCCCTACGATCATTCAGATATCCGAGAAAGAACTCAATCATAAGTTTGAGAGGGAATGA